Proteins from one Canis lupus familiaris isolate Mischka breed German Shepherd chromosome 26, alternate assembly UU_Cfam_GSD_1.0, whole genome shotgun sequence genomic window:
- the GUCD1 gene encoding protein GUCD1 isoform X1 encodes MRTEAEAAGPPLEPEDFVQLPVPIIQQLYHWDCGLACSKMVLRYLGQVDDNEFESALQELRLTRSIWTIDLAYLMRHFGVRHRFCTQTLGVDKGYKNQSFYRKHFDTEETRVNQLFAQAKACKVLVEKCTVSVQDIQEHLAQGHVAIVLVNSGVLHCDLCSSPVKYCCFAPSGHRCFCRTPDYQGHFIVLRGYNRATGCIFYNNPAYADPGMCSTSISNFEEARTSYGTDEDILFVYLDS; translated from the exons ATGAGGACGGAGGCGGAGGCAGCGGGGCCACCGCTGGAGCCGG AAGACTTTGTGCAGCTGCCTGTGCCCATCATCCAGCAGCTCTACCACTGGGACTGCGGCCTGGCCTGCTCCAAGATGGTGCTGCG GTACCTGGGCCAGGTGGACGACAATGAGTTTGAGAGTGCCCTGCAGGAGCTGCGGCTAACCAGGAGCATCTGGACCATTGACCTGGCCTACCTGATGCGCCACTTTGGCGTGAGGCACCGCTTCTGCACACAGACCCTGGGTGTTGACAAGGGCTACAAGAACCAG TCCTTCTACAGGAAGCACTTTGACACAGAGGAGACCCGGGTGAACCAGTTGTTTGCACAAGCCAAGGCTTGCAAGGTGCTGGTGGAGAAATG cACAGTGAGCGTGCAGGACATCCAGGAGCACCTGGCACAGGGCCACGTGGCCATCGTGCTGGTGAACTCTGGAGTACTGCACTGCGACCTTTGCTCCAGTCCTGTCAAGTACTGCTGCTTCGCCCCCAGCGGCCACCGCTGCTTCTGCCGCACCCCTGACTACCAGGGCCACTTCATCGTGCTGCGCGGCTACAACCGGGCCACAGGCTGCATCTTCTACAACAATCCAGCCTATGCCGACC CAGGAATGTGCAGCACCAGCATCAGTAACTTCGAGGAAGCCAGAACCAGTTACGGCACAGATGAGGACATCCTCTTTGTCTACCTGGACAGCTGA
- the GUCD1 gene encoding protein GUCD1 isoform X3, which translates to MRTEAEAAGPPLEPEDFVQLPVPIIQQLYHWDCGLACSKMVLRYLGQVDDNEFESALQELRLTRSIWTIDLAYLMRHFGVRHRFCTQTLGVDKGYKNQSFYRKHFDTEETRVNQLFAQAKACKVLVEKCTVSVQDIQEHLAQGHVAIVLVNSGVLHCDLCSSPVKYCCFAPSGHRCFCRTPDYQGHFIVLRGYNRATGCIFYNNPAYADRECQAGRGRRNVQHQHQ; encoded by the exons ATGAGGACGGAGGCGGAGGCAGCGGGGCCACCGCTGGAGCCGG AAGACTTTGTGCAGCTGCCTGTGCCCATCATCCAGCAGCTCTACCACTGGGACTGCGGCCTGGCCTGCTCCAAGATGGTGCTGCG GTACCTGGGCCAGGTGGACGACAATGAGTTTGAGAGTGCCCTGCAGGAGCTGCGGCTAACCAGGAGCATCTGGACCATTGACCTGGCCTACCTGATGCGCCACTTTGGCGTGAGGCACCGCTTCTGCACACAGACCCTGGGTGTTGACAAGGGCTACAAGAACCAG TCCTTCTACAGGAAGCACTTTGACACAGAGGAGACCCGGGTGAACCAGTTGTTTGCACAAGCCAAGGCTTGCAAGGTGCTGGTGGAGAAATG cACAGTGAGCGTGCAGGACATCCAGGAGCACCTGGCACAGGGCCACGTGGCCATCGTGCTGGTGAACTCTGGAGTACTGCACTGCGACCTTTGCTCCAGTCCTGTCAAGTACTGCTGCTTCGCCCCCAGCGGCCACCGCTGCTTCTGCCGCACCCCTGACTACCAGGGCCACTTCATCGTGCTGCGCGGCTACAACCGGGCCACAGGCTGCATCTTCTACAACAATCCAGCCTATGCCGACCGTGAGTGCCAGGCGGGCAGGGGACG CAGGAATGTGCAGCACCAGCATCAGTAA
- the GUCD1 gene encoding protein GUCD1 isoform X2 — protein MRTEAEAAGPPLEPEDFVQLPVPIIQQLYHWDCGLACSKMVLRYLGQVDDNEFESALQELRLTRSIWTIDLAYLMRHFGVRHRFCTQTLGVDKGYKNQSFYRKHFDTEETRVNQLFAQAKACKVLVEKCTVSVQDIQEHLAQGHVAIVLVNSGVLHCDLCSSPVKYCCFAPSGHRCFCRTPDYQGHFIVLRGYNRATGCIFYNNPAYADRMCSTSISNFEEARTSYGTDEDILFVYLDS, from the exons ATGAGGACGGAGGCGGAGGCAGCGGGGCCACCGCTGGAGCCGG AAGACTTTGTGCAGCTGCCTGTGCCCATCATCCAGCAGCTCTACCACTGGGACTGCGGCCTGGCCTGCTCCAAGATGGTGCTGCG GTACCTGGGCCAGGTGGACGACAATGAGTTTGAGAGTGCCCTGCAGGAGCTGCGGCTAACCAGGAGCATCTGGACCATTGACCTGGCCTACCTGATGCGCCACTTTGGCGTGAGGCACCGCTTCTGCACACAGACCCTGGGTGTTGACAAGGGCTACAAGAACCAG TCCTTCTACAGGAAGCACTTTGACACAGAGGAGACCCGGGTGAACCAGTTGTTTGCACAAGCCAAGGCTTGCAAGGTGCTGGTGGAGAAATG cACAGTGAGCGTGCAGGACATCCAGGAGCACCTGGCACAGGGCCACGTGGCCATCGTGCTGGTGAACTCTGGAGTACTGCACTGCGACCTTTGCTCCAGTCCTGTCAAGTACTGCTGCTTCGCCCCCAGCGGCCACCGCTGCTTCTGCCGCACCCCTGACTACCAGGGCCACTTCATCGTGCTGCGCGGCTACAACCGGGCCACAGGCTGCATCTTCTACAACAATCCAGCCTATGCCGACC GAATGTGCAGCACCAGCATCAGTAACTTCGAGGAAGCCAGAACCAGTTACGGCACAGATGAGGACATCCTCTTTGTCTACCTGGACAGCTGA
- the GUCD1 gene encoding protein GUCD1 isoform X4, translating to MVLRYLGQVDDNEFESALQELRLTRSIWTIDLAYLMRHFGVRHRFCTQTLGVDKGYKNQSFYRKHFDTEETRVNQLFAQAKACKVLVEKCTVSVQDIQEHLAQGHVAIVLVNSGVLHCDLCSSPVKYCCFAPSGHRCFCRTPDYQGHFIVLRGYNRATGCIFYNNPAYADPGMCSTSISNFEEARTSYGTDEDILFVYLDS from the exons ATGGTGCTGCG GTACCTGGGCCAGGTGGACGACAATGAGTTTGAGAGTGCCCTGCAGGAGCTGCGGCTAACCAGGAGCATCTGGACCATTGACCTGGCCTACCTGATGCGCCACTTTGGCGTGAGGCACCGCTTCTGCACACAGACCCTGGGTGTTGACAAGGGCTACAAGAACCAG TCCTTCTACAGGAAGCACTTTGACACAGAGGAGACCCGGGTGAACCAGTTGTTTGCACAAGCCAAGGCTTGCAAGGTGCTGGTGGAGAAATG cACAGTGAGCGTGCAGGACATCCAGGAGCACCTGGCACAGGGCCACGTGGCCATCGTGCTGGTGAACTCTGGAGTACTGCACTGCGACCTTTGCTCCAGTCCTGTCAAGTACTGCTGCTTCGCCCCCAGCGGCCACCGCTGCTTCTGCCGCACCCCTGACTACCAGGGCCACTTCATCGTGCTGCGCGGCTACAACCGGGCCACAGGCTGCATCTTCTACAACAATCCAGCCTATGCCGACC CAGGAATGTGCAGCACCAGCATCAGTAACTTCGAGGAAGCCAGAACCAGTTACGGCACAGATGAGGACATCCTCTTTGTCTACCTGGACAGCTGA